TCCCAGAGGCTCTCGGCAAGCTCCAGACGCTCCTCGACGGGGAGCTTGAGGGCTTCGTGTTGTAGCTCGACCTTGGTCATATGAGATTCAGTGTACGGGAAGGCGGGGAGTTTGCAAGCGACTCAGCCTTTCCATTCTCGGCGCGCTCGGCGCAATGGCTCCAACGCCTCGGCGAAGTCAGAAGGCGCCTTGTCGCCGAGTTTCTTGAGCTTCGCCTCGAGCTCAGCCAGCGTCCAACCCGAAGGGTTCGTGCCACCATGGAAGAACACCCGGGGGTCCTGTGCGTCAAGCCTCTGGTCCTTTGCTGCTGTCCCACCGATGTGCCAGTTCTTCCCCATGGGCTGCACCTCCTTGCCTTGCTCTAGTTTCACTCCTCGATCCCCAGGAGCCTCCGCACCGCCTCGCGGATGATGTCGGACTCGGAGCGATGCTCCTCGAAGGCCTTACGCCGGAGCGCCTCGACTTCATCGGGATGGAGGTAGGCAACCTTCCGCACCAGCCCGCCGGGCGTGGTCATGCTCGCGCCCAGCTCCCGCGGGCTCTTGTGCTGCTTCACCGGCTTCTCTTTCTTCGCCATAGCCCTATTGTACCCATCTCTCCATGTGCCCATGGACACATGGCGCCATCCTACGATACAGTGACCGCGTCGCCTCTCCCCTTGTGGGAGACCACACGAAAGCGGCCCGACAGCGTGCTGGCACACCCTGCCGAGCCTTGCCACACAAGGAGACGAAGCTCCATGCGTGACCGACGCGATTCTACCCCTAATCCGGAATCCCTCGACGAGACCGCCGGATTCCGCGAGACCTTC
This is a stretch of genomic DNA from Acidobacteriota bacterium. It encodes these proteins:
- a CDS encoding ribbon-helix-helix protein, CopG family, giving the protein MKQHKSPRELGASMTTPGGLVRKVAYLHPDEVEALRRKAFEEHRSESDIIREAVRRLLGIEE